The sequence below is a genomic window from Phycisphaerae bacterium.
TGTCCAGTTCCCGGCGGACCTTGGCAAGGGAATTCTCGTCGCGAGCAATCAACGTCACTTCGGCCCCCAACCTCGCGAACTGCAGGGCGCAGGCGCGGCCGATCCCTTGCGTACTTCCGCAGGCGATCGCCCGCTTGCCGGTCAGGTCAAAGATGTCAAAGGCCTTCATGGAAAGCTCCCGGCGATTGGGGGGACTCGGTGGCGATTCTAAGCGGCGAATCGCAAGTATGCCATCAAAGCGGCCGAAGGCGGCCGCTCTTTACCGCGCGAAAGTCGCGGGATGATGGTATCCTTACGGGGATGTCGACATCGGACGGGGCAACGATATCAGGAGCGGTTTCTCTGCACGGATTGTGGTCCGGAACGGCCTTTCATCTCTTCGGGTTGCACGCGGAGGAGGCGGCCGATCGATCCGGCATGGCCGTCCGACCGCGAGATCGAGCGCACGGTTCGTCAACGCCCGCGTGGGCGCTTTCCCCCGCGGAACTGCACGAAGTCGTCGGTGAGTTATCGCCCGATGGACTGCTTGCGTCCGTCGCCGGAACGTCGGCCCTCGAGCTGTGGTTGCCGTTTGACGAGGAGCGGGAACGACCGGTCATGACGGAGGGCGCCGTTCCGGCGAACGCCGTCGTGTTGCGGCGCTGCACCATTCCCGCGATCTCTTATGCGCCGGCGGACGGCGTGGATTTTCTGACCAGCCTGCCCACGTCGCCCGGTCATGTGTTGAGCGACAGCCTTGCGTATTGGGCGATTCTGGCGCGGTGGTCGCTATCCGTGTTGGCGCGGCAGCAGTTTTGCCCCGATGCGCTGGAGCAGCCCGACGGGCGTTGCGAAGCGCGCTGGCGGCTCTTCGTGCAGGACCGCGGTGAACTTTCCTGGTTGGAGCGCTTCGTCGCCGCCATGCCGCCGGTTTGTCGGGCGATCGCACGGCTGGAGGAGCCGCCGGCGGATGCGACGCGGCTGGTGGAGACCTTTCTGGCGGAGACGTGCGACGCCCTCGTGCGCCGCGGCTTGGCGGGGGACTCATTTTTTCAACAAATCCACCGGCGGGCCGAGGAGACCGGTGCGTGGGAGCTCGCCTGGCTGTCCGCGCTCATTGGAGCGCGGCGCGACGTGCAGGCCGAGAGTGATGGGAATTCCACCGGTGCGGATCGCGTTCGCGATTGGTTGGCCCGGGGCGAGGTCGATGCCGATGAGCCGGCCCCGGAATTGAGTTTTTCCTTGCACGAGCCGCCGCCGGAGGCAAGCCTGAAGGGCGCCCGCTGGCGGCTGGCGTTCGAGTTGAAATCGGGGAATGGCGAACTCGTGCCCGACCTGTCGAAGATCCTGGCGGAGCGCGGGGAAGCGGCGGGCCTCCTGGGCAGCCGACTGCTCACGCGGCGGCAGCATCTGATGTCGCAATTGCGGCGGGCGGCCGAGATTGTGCCCGAGCTGGGCCGATCGTCCGTTCGAGCCGCCGGCGGCGTCAGCCTGACCACGGCGGAGGCGCACCTGTTCCTGCGCGAGCGTGCGCCGCTGCTCGCCGCGCAGGGATTCGACGTGACCTTGCCGGAGTGGGCCGAGCAGGGACAGGCCCTCCTCGGGCTGCGGCTTCACGTTCGACCGCACGTAGACGACGCCGGCGGGACGCGCGATGTTTCGCTCGGCCGGTTGGGGCTCGGCAATCTACTGGACTTCGATTGGCGAATCGCCATCGGCGAACAGCAGCTTTCGCTCGACGAATTCGAAGCGCTGGCGGCCGACAAGGCGCCGCTCGTCAAGCTTCATGGCCGCTGGATCGGCCTGGATACGGATGCCGCCGAGCGGGCGCTGGATTTCATGCGCCGCCAGGCCGGCAAGCCGATGACGCTCTTGCAGGCGATGCGTCTGGCCGGCGGCGCCGAGGAGATCGATGCGGGCCTGCCCATTGTTGGCCTCTCCGGGGCCGAGTGGGTGGATCAGTTCCTGCGGGAGTCGGCGAATGCGGAGATTGAGACGTTTGAGCCGCCGCCGGATTTCGATGGAACCCTGCGGCCCTATCAACTTCGCGGACTCCACTGGCTGGCGTTTCTCGATCGGCTGGGGATCGGCTCCTGTCTCGCCGACGACATGGGTCTGGGAAAGACGATCCAGCTCCTGGCCCTTCTGCTCCACGAGCGGCGCGAAGGGCGGACCGTGGGGCCGACGTTGTTGTTTGCGCCCATGTCCGTGGTCGGAAACTGGGAGAGGGAGATACAGCGATTTGCCCGGTCGCTCAAAGTCCTTGTCCATCACGGGCCCGCGCGAATGACGGGCGACGAGTTTGTCGAGGCATCGAATCGCCACGACGTTGTGCTCACCACCTATGGCCTGGCGGGGCGCGAGCTGCGTGACTTATCACGCATTCAGTGGCATCGCATCGCCATGGACGAGGCGCAGAAGATCAAGAATCCCAGTGCGAACCAGACAATCGCCCTCCGCGCCCTGAAGAGCATGCACCGCGTTGCGCTGACAGGCACCCCCATTGAGAACCACCTCTCCGAACTGTGGTCGATCATGGAAATGCTCAATCCCGGCCTGCTCGGAAGCGCGTCGGCCTTTCGCAATCGGTTCGCGGTTCCGATCGAGAAATACGGCGATCACAAAAAGTCGGATCAGCTTCGTCAGTTGATCCGGCCGTTCGTCCTGCGGCGGTTGAAGTCGGATCCGACGGTAGCCTGCGACCTTCCGGAGAAGATGGAGATGCGTGTGTATTGCAATCTCACGCCGGAGCAGGCCGCCCTCTACGAGCGGACGGTCAGCGATACGTTGCGGCAGGTGGATTCGGCGGGCGGCATTCGGCGGCGCGGCCTGATCCTGGCCGCCCTGACCAAGCTGAAGCAGATCTGCAATCACCCGGCTCACTTTCAGAAGACCAGCGGCCCGTTGGACGGCCGCAGCGGAAAGTGCGAGCGGCTCGTGGAGATGCTGGAGGAGGTGCTGGAGGAGGGCGACGCGGCGCTGGTGTTCACTCAGTTCAAAGAGATGGGCACGCTCCTCAAAAAGCTGATGGAAGATCGCCTGCAAACGGAGATTCCCTTCCTCCACGGCGGTACGTCGATGCAGAAGCGCAATGACATGGTCGTCGGGTTCCAGGACCCGAAGGGGAAAGCCCGCATTTTCCTGCTCTCGCTAAAAGCCGGCGGGTTCGGTCTGAATCTCACCAAGGCCAACCACGTGTTCCATTTCGATCGCTGGTGGAACCCGGCCGTCGAGGAGCAGGCCGCCGATCGCGCGCACCGCATCGGCCAGTTGCGGCGCGTACAGGTCCACAAGTTCGTCTGCATCGGCACCGTCGAGGAGAGGATCGACCGGCTCTTGTCAGAGAAGAGCGCCCTGGCGGATCGGATCGTCGGGAGCGGAGATGAATGGTTGACAGGTTTGTCGACGCAGGAATTGCGGACGTACCTGGCTCTATCGGACGATGCGATTGGAGAATCCTGATATGCCGCGAAAGACAAGAACAGGATTGTCGCCTTCCGCCGACGTCATCCCGGCGGGCTTGCCGACCGACCCCCGAGGGTTCTGGCGAGCCTCGTCCAATCTCGCGATGCTTCGACCTCCGGACGACGTGGATCGGACCCCGACACTGAAACGCTTGGGCCCTTTGCCCTTCTCAGGCAGCGGGTTTCCATTGATGGGTTTTCTGGCGACGCTGTTCGAACATGTTGCCAACTCCGCTCGGGAGGAAGTGATGCCGGACGAGCATTCGGCCATCAACGAGTAACCAAAACGACCAGCGAGTGCCGTCGTTCTGTCATCCGAAAATTTTCCTCGATCGACGAAAAGCGCCTCGTGAAGCTTTCCCTTGGGCAGTCACGAAACGGCCCGCCGGCAGGTGTTTGGAAACTATTGTCCCTAAAGGAGATTGATGTACGGAAACGGCCAAAATCACAGGGCCGATCCGCTTCTCGGACGCCTCGGATCGAGTGGCCAAAAAATCTCAAAAAATCTTCGAGTAAGGACTTGACCTTAGGGTTTTATCCTATACGATATCTTCCGGTCCCACTAGAGAGCCTCCTTTCTCTACTCTCCGGCCCGAGAGGTAGGGACCAGGGATCCGCATCACCTGCGGGTCCCTTTTTTTGCGCATTGGTTTTTGAAATCGCATTCCCGCGCGAAAGCCGGCGCGGCTTTTGTTTCCGCGCCCTAATAGCTCATCGTCGCCACGACGCAGGATCCTGATTAAAAAACGATTCTAGCAGGGCGTACAACGCGCGATGATTCCTGCGGAAGCGCTGCGGCTGCTCGAAGAAGTGTTCCGTCACGACGGCGAAGAACTCGGCGGGATTCTTGGCGCCGTACGGATCGAAAAAGGTACGCCGCCCCCGCTGATCAGCGGCCACCAACGACTGATACTCGTCAGTCATGACCCGTTTCCATGTGGCACGTTCCTCGTCCGTTTTCAGCGGCGGCGCCCCGTCGGCCGCACCATCAAGATAATCCAGCGCGTGGGCGAACTCGTGCAGCACGGTATTATGACCATTATCGTTTTCACTGTAGGGTCCGCCGACGCTGTCCCAGGCCAGCAGCACGGGCCCGCCGCGCCACGTCTCGCCGATCTTGGAAAGGTCGATCTTGTAGCGGCGGCCGTCCGGCCCAATGGCCTCGATGATCTCGCCGAACTCGCTGGGATACAGGATCACTTCCCGGGTGCGGGGAAACAGACCCAGGTCCGGTCGTTTCAGGACCAGGAGACACGCGTAGGCAGCCACGACGACCTTCATTTCCGGAGTGACTTCGAGGTCTTGCGACCCCCAAAACTCCTTTTCGTCAAGAAAGGTTTGGACCTGTTGCGCCAGTGCGGCGCGCTGGGCCGGCAAAAACCGGCGATAAAAAGGAACGTGTTGCCCAAGAAGGCGCGGCCATTCCTTCGGCAGCACCTCATCCGCCAATGGCGGCTCAACCGTTTGGCGATTCCACAGCCGTTTCCACCACGACATTTCCAACATCCTCTTCCCGCGGGAACATATTCGTCCAGGATATCGTAGCCTGACAACACTGTCATTCGCGCCATCGCCGGAGCGACTACGATGTGAGTGCGGTCCAGCACGCGAGCGATGGGGCGGGAAGTTCGCTTGCCGGTCAGCGAGGAATCGGCGACACTGGGGATTCGAAAGCGAGGCAGACCGGCGATGGCAACGCCGTGCAGCCAACGGGCCGAGAGGGTTATCTATGATTGCGAGTTTAATGAACCGTTGTGCCGCCGATCGAAAGAACCTCCGCGGGTCGGTCTTCGCCGGCCTTATGGCGGTATTCGCCGTCGCGACCAACGCCGATACGCCGAAAGCGTCGGAAGCAGGGGGCCTGCGCGAAGAAATGCGGCGGATGATCGAAACCGCCAAGGACCGCGTCTTTCCCGCCCTCGTCAACATCCACGTCGTCACAGTAGACTATTGGGACGGCAAGGAGCACAAAGGCAGCGCCGTCGGCAGCGGCACGATCATTTCCAAAGAGGGCTACGTCGTCACGAACCAGCATGTGACGAATAATGGCAAGAAATTCAAGTGTACCCTGGCCGACAAACAGGAGATTCCCGCGACGCTGGTGGGGGAGGACCCACTCACCGATCTGGCCGTCCTCAAGCTCGATCTGAAGCAGCTCAAGACCTCGGCGGGAGACCTTCCCGTCGCGGAGTTCGGCAACTCCGATGAGCTTCGCGTGGGGGACCAGGTGATGGCGATGGGCTCGCCGCTCGCGCTGTCGCGAAGCGTGACGCTGGGCATCGTCTCCAACACGCAGCGCGTCTTCGCGGGTAGGGGCGACGACGATGTGGAGGAAATGGAACTGGAGAGCGGTCAGCGCACCGGTCTCTTTACTCTCTGGATTCAGCACGATTCGCTGATCCACCCCGGCAACAGCGGCGGGCCGCTCGTCAATATGAAAGGCGAGATCATCGGCGTCAACGAGCTGGGCGGCGCGGCCATCGGCTTCGCCATCCCCAGTAACCTCGCGAAATCCGTCGCGGCGGAACTGATCAAAAGCGGCGAGGTCGCGCGAAGCTGGGTCGGCCTGGCCTTCAAACCCATCGAAAAGACGGGGCTGGATCATGGCGTCCTCGTCAATTCGGTTGTCGACGGCAGCCCGGCTGAAAAGGCCGGCATCAAGGCGGGCGACGTGATCGTCAGCATCATGAGCGAGCCGGTCACGGTGCGCTTCGCTGAAGAGGTCCCGCCGCTCATGAAGCAAATCGCCGAGGCCCCGATCGGTTCGGAACTCAAAATCGGCTACGAGCGCGACGGCAAGGCCGGCGAGGCGACGCTTGTCACGATGAAGCTACAAAAGGACCGCGGCGACGAGACCGCCCTGCGGGCGTGGGGCATTACGGTCGAAGAAATCACCGAGAAGATGGCCCGCGATTACCGGCTGGACAGCGAGGCGGGCGCCATGGTCAGCAGCGTCCGCTCCGGCGGCCCTGCACAGCTCGCCGAGCCCTCACTCAATTCCGGCGACGTGATTCGCTCCATCGACGGCAAGGCCATCGACGACCTGGCCGCCCTGGTCGAGCGCTACAAGCAGATCATGCAATCCACGCCGCTGCCGGAATATCTCCTGATCCAGTTCGACCGGCAGGGCAAAGACCACGTCACCTTGATCAAGCCCAAGCCCGAGGAGGACGAAGACCCACCGCGCGAAGTACCCAAGGCCTGGATCGGCATCGCCACGCAGCCGGTCATCGACAAACTGGCCAAGAAGCTCGGCCTCGGCGATCAACTCGGCTTTCGGGTGACGAGAGTTTACCCCCGGACGCTGGCCGCCGAGTCCAACCTGAAAGTCGGCGACATCATTACCACGCTGAACGGCCTGAAAATGCAGCCGCGCGGGATGCAGGACGCGGGTCTTTTCGCCCGGGCACTCCGCAAGCTGGAAATCGACGGCAACGCCAAGCTCAAGGTGATCCGCGAGGGCAAGCCGGTTGAGCTGTCGGTCAAACTGGAACGAACTCGGCTTTCGCCGGAAGAGGCGCGAAAGGATCGCAATCGCGACTTCGAAATGACCGTCCGCGAAGTGACCTTCTTCGACCGAGACGAAAACCGCTGGGATGAGAACGTAACCGGCGTGATCGTCGAACAGGTGGAATCGGCCGGCTGGGCAGGGCTGGGCGGCATCGAATCCGGCGACCTGATACAGCGAATTGGTCAACACCCGATTAGCGGGCTCAAGAGCTATCGCAAGGCGATGAAGGCGGTCACCAAGGAGCAGCCGCAGCGCGTCGTCGTGCTGCTCTTGCGCGGCGTGCAAACAAGGTTTCAATACCTGGAGCCGGATTGGAAGCCGGTCCTGGACAAGGACAAGAAGGACGAGGTCGCGAAGGCCGGGGCGGCGGCCAAGGGCGGCTCGGACGGCGGCGACGCCTCAACCGCCGACAAGGAGTAATCTGAATGCTGAATTCGAAATACGGGCGGGCGTGTCTAGTGGGAATGGTCGGCGCGCTCGCCCTGTGCGGCGGGGCGCGGGCCGACGGGGCGGGCGAATATGCCAAGCTGTTGTTGGACACGACCCCGGCCCTCGTGACGGTCAAGTTCGTCCTCAAGATGGAGGGCCAGTTCGGTAAGCGTGAGACCGAGACCGAGATCACCGGCCTGATGGTCGATTCCAGCGGCCTTGTGCTATGCGCGAACTCCAAGCTCGGCCTGCCGCGGATCATGCGCAGTCTGGGCAGCGCGACGCCGACGGATATCAAGGTGCTGATCGGCGACGACACGGAAGGTTTGGAAGCGAAGGTCATGGCCCGCGACACCGAGCTGGACCTCGCCTGGGTCAAGATTAAGGAGCCGGGTGACAAGAAGTTCGCGGCCCTAGACCTCGGGAAGTCCGCTATGGTGAATCCCGGCGATCGCATCCTCACCCTTCGCAAAATGGCCAAGTTCTTTGACCGCGCGATTACGATCAGCGAGGGCCGCCTGGCCGGTCGCACCGCCAAGCCCCGCGACCTGCTCGTCCCCGGCGGCGGCATCGACGTCGAGCCCGGTCAGCCGATCTTCACCCCCGACGGCCGGATCGTCGGCCTCGTGGTCATGCAACTGCCGGACATGGAGGAAATGGAGAGTAACCCCATGGCCTTCATGGGCATGCGCTCGGACATCCTGAACGGGTTGATCCTCCCGATCGGCGAGGTCGCCAAAGCCACTGCGCGGGCCAAGGAACGGCCGGAGGATGAAGAGGACGACGCCGACGACGACGTAGGCGAGAAACCAGCGACAACCCAAAAGGCCGCTACGCCGGATGACGACGAAAAACCCGCCGCTGACAAAAAGTCGGATGACGATGACGACGAAGAATAAAAGGCCCTGCGCGAATCCGTAGGCCGATGAGTGTGGCACAGGCTAATAGCCTGTGCGAATCACACCGGCTATTAGCCGGTGCCACACGTCACCACATCCCCCACGCGAATCGTTCCCGCCTGCAAGACGCGACCATGCACGCCGCCCCGGCATTCGGGCTTGAGCGCCGCCTTGAGGCCATGGTGCAGCCGATCCATCAAGTCGCAGGGCTTGGTCTCCCCCTCGATCTTTAGCTGCACGTCGCCGACCGTTATCTCGCGGCCGATCAGATGCCCCAATCGCTCAGCGTCCACCAACACATTCGCCCGCCGCGTGTACCACGGCAGGTCGGACTCAAGCTCCTTCTGCACCTCGGCCCACTGACCAGCGGCGATCAGCGTGACGCCGCGATAGGCCTGCACCGCCAGATCGCCATCCAGCCCGCCGTCCACTCGCGCCTCCGCCTCGGCAACTTCGGTCATCTTCCCCTTGTCGCGGCAGCGCAGGGCGATTCCCAACACGCGGCCAATCTGTTGGTCGGTCATCTTTAGACTCCTGAAGGCGCAAGGTAGTCGTGGCCGTATGAGGGGGCAACCGCCGCTCAACTCGCTTGTAGAACGGCTTCGCCAGACCTACAATAGAATCATGATCGGCGAAGAAATCCGTGAAATGCTGGCCCGCGAGCCCTTCCGGCCCTTTCGCATCATCATGTCCAGCGGCGAAAAGTACGTCATCGACAACCCGGGCTCGGCCATGGCGCTCAAGTCCGAGCTTTTTGTCGCCATGGATGACGGCGAGCGCGTTCGCATCTGCCCCTATCTGCACGTGACCACGATCGAATACGTCAACGGCCGCGCGTCTCGCTTGCGCCGCCGCAAGCGCCGACGGTAATTCACGTTTATGTCCCCGGCGCGTTCTGCCGCTAGGAGTATGACGTGACTGTCCCCTGTCGATTGTTGCAAGGCGCGGTCATTGTAAGCTTTAGTACCCTGAGTGCTTGCTCAATCTATGTCCGCCAATTGGGGACCGGTATCACCGCGCGTTTCAACGACGAGTCGGGAGCGGCGATCGAGTCAGATGGATTTCTATGGGTCCAAAGGCACCGCTTTTTTACCCCGCGCGCCGACGACGAACGGTGGGTTTACGAGATCGTGGAGATTGAGCGGGGTCAGGCCCGCATTCCGGAAAGGCGTATCACACGATCGCTTAAATGGGGGTGGTACATCTTGCCCGCTTGCTACTATTACCCCGCCGAACAAGTGTCCTGGGTTCCATGTGTGACTGGCTTTTTGGGTTCAATGAATCCGGAATTTTGCAAGCATAACGACATTCGGCTGGAGCTGAGTTCGGCAAGGCGGTATGACGCAATCTGGTACTGGAGCGGTCTACTAAGTGCCGTTGAAGGACGCGAGTCGAGTAAGACATCGATGCAAGAGAACGATTTTCAACGACTAGAGACGTTTATTCATCGCGAATTGGACAGGCTTCAAGCCCCTTCTAGCGAACGCTCTGCTGACGTTACAGTTCATTAGGTAACACTTAATCAAGCCCCACCCGTGAAGAACGCCACGACCGTCTCCGTAAAAATCGTCAGCGGCACCAGAAAAATCGAACTGAAGAACGCCGTAATCACTTCCGTCATCGACGAAAACAGAACATCCAGTACGAAGTTCATGAAGATCCCTCTCAAAAACGCATCGACAGGCCTGCGCCGGTGAAGAAGTCGTCCGCCTCTTCGTTCAGACCGGCGCCGGTCCGCACGTCGAACTGCAGGTTGTCGGTGATCAGAAACGTAAAGCCCCCGTTGACCGTGTGGGCGCAGTCCGTCCAGCGGTCGTTCGGGTAGAAACCAAAATACTCGACGTACATCCCCATCCAGTCGGTCAGCGAGTAGGCCAGCGAGACGGAGGCCGACGTTTGGAAAAAGCGGCCCTCCTCGCTTGTCGGGACGGCGAGATTGAGATTGCCCGAGAGGGCGAAATCCGCCGGCAGTTCGTACGACCACAGGATCTTCACCTGCGGGTCCACGTCGCCGGAGGATTTCGTATCCGTGCCCGTCGGCAGAGAGAGTTCGCCGATCACGCCAAGTTCCGGTCTTAAACCCTCCTGCGGGAGCAGGTACCGTTTGAAACCGACGATCATGTCCGTCCCGCCGTCGTCGTGCTCCTCGCGCCGGACCTTGCGGCCAGAGTCGTTCTCTTCCATGAAGAGTTCCTCGGTCAGCGACCAGCCGGTCCAGCCGAGGCGCAGTTCCCAATCCTTGACCACGCCGATGCGCATCAACGCCTCGGGAAAGGTCTGATCGCTCACCCGCCGACCGTCCTCATCGTCGTACGTAAACGTGTAGCCGGTCTCCAATTGCACATGACCGAAGGGGACGGGCAATGTCGATTCCGTAAAGTCCGGCCGATCGGTCACCAGCGGCTCAGTCAGGGGCGCGGCCTCCAAGCCGAGGAAATTAATCGTCGGCTCGGCCTCGGCGGGTTGGCTGGTGGCTTCCTGCGCAAGGGATGTCGAGTCGTTCGCCATGGCCAGCGACACCAGGACGAACGCCGGCCCCCCGCGGCGTAGTACGTACTTTATTATTGAACACCTGCCCATTTATGTAGCCCAGACTACATCCATCGAACTGGGCGGTCAAGCGCCCGTTGCACCGGCGGATTGTCCGATGGCGAAAGGTCTGGCTTTTCCTACTTGCGACCGGCCTCCCGCGCCTGTAACCTGCGGCCAGGATTCGGCTTATGGCAAAAACTGAAATGAACACCGAAGTCCGCGCCGCCTATCGCACGACGCTGCTCGGCCGATTCGACGAACGCTACTTATCCCGGCCGCATGTCGACAAGGTTCTGTGGGGGATCCTCCTCGCCGTGCTCGTGACCGCAGGCGTCCAGGCAGCCGTGCAGATCCGCAAGGTCGATTCCAGCGCCTTCCGCGCCACCGGCGAACGCCGTAAGACCGCCCTCGGCCGCTGGATGCCCGACGCCCACGCACTCACCGCGGGCGAAAACCCCTACGGCCCCGGTCACTGGTTCCCCACGCCGCCACTCGTCCTGATCTGCCTCGTGCCGTTCACAAAAATGCCGCTCGCGCTGGCCGGTGGACTATGGGCGGCGCTGAAGATCGCCGGCGTCGCGCTGGCGTTCACGTTGTTGCATCGGTCCTTGGCGAAGAAAGGCGTCGTCGTGCCGACCGGCGTCTGGTTGATGACGGCGATCTTCGGCACACGGGCCGTCTTCTCCGACATCCAGCACGCCAACGTAAATACATTCGTGCTGATCTGGATTGCGCTGGCATGGACGCTGTTCATGAAGGGCAAGGATTTCTGGGTGGGGATCTTCCTGGTGGCGGCGATCGTCACCAAGATCACGCCCGCGTTGCTCCTACTCTACTTTGTTTACAAACGGGCGTGGCGTGTCTGCCTCGGCGGTTTGGTTGGCATCGCACTCTTTTTCTTCATTGTTCCCGGTATTTCTCTGGGCTTCACCCGCAACTGGGCGCTGCTTACGTCGTGGTACCACATGCTCGTCGAACCGTTCGCCCGCGAAGGCTACGCGGCTCTGGAGATCGCCAACCAATCGCTCTACGGCGTCCTCGTCCGTCTCCTCTCCAACGCCGGTATTCTCTCCATAGTCCATATGCCCGACCAACAGGCTTGGGCCAGCGGCATGGAGGAGATGGCCCGACCGGCGACGGCGCTGGGCAGGCTTCTGCGGCCGGCAATCACGTTGACGGCGCTGGCCGCGCTGGCGTGGCTATGCCGGGCAAAGACGGCGAAGCGCCAGGACCCTCGCCTGCTCCTCGAATTCGGACTGGTCTTGCTGGCGATGCTGCTTCTTAGCGAGCGGACGTGGAAGCACCACGCGACAACGCTTCCGCTGATCTACCTCGGCATCTGGTACGCGCTGACCTGCCTGCCGTGGAACGAGAAGTTCCGGTCCTGGGTCGTCGCCGGTCTGGGGGTGCAACTGGTCCTTTTGGTAGGGCTGAGTGAAGGGCTGGTCGGTGATCGCGTGGCGGACATGGCCCTCGACGGCGGGCTTTTCTGCTGGGGGCTCATCCTATGCTTTGTACAGTCGGCGATGTTGGTGAAGGCGCTGGAGGCCCGCGAGCCTCAGCCGAGCGCGATAGGCTGAAAGCACCCGAGGGCGGCTGCTCTCCATTACCCCTCTAGTTGCTTGACCGCGTCGTCAGGCTCGAGACCGACGAAGTTGAAGAATCGGTCCTGCGGCAGCCGGGGAATGGAGAACATCCGGGCCCTCATGATCGCTTCGTCGAAGCGCTGTCTCTCATTCATGGCCCGACGCGTGCGGGGGCCCTGAGTGGTGTCGATCTCCGGGGCGCGGGGAATGGTGGGTACCGCGGCTGACTTCACCGCGGTATCCGCGGGCTTCGCCTCCTCGGTAGCGGCGGGCTCTTCAGCGGGCGCCTCTTCTTCCGTCGCGGCTGGCTTTTCCTCGGCCTCGTCCGTATCCTCCGCGGCATCCTCTTCGGGTTTAGCTTCGTCTTCGCCGCCTTCGGCCGCTTCTTC
It includes:
- a CDS encoding DEAD/DEAH box helicase; the encoded protein is MAVRPRDRAHGSSTPAWALSPAELHEVVGELSPDGLLASVAGTSALELWLPFDEERERPVMTEGAVPANAVVLRRCTIPAISYAPADGVDFLTSLPTSPGHVLSDSLAYWAILARWSLSVLARQQFCPDALEQPDGRCEARWRLFVQDRGELSWLERFVAAMPPVCRAIARLEEPPADATRLVETFLAETCDALVRRGLAGDSFFQQIHRRAEETGAWELAWLSALIGARRDVQAESDGNSTGADRVRDWLARGEVDADEPAPELSFSLHEPPPEASLKGARWRLAFELKSGNGELVPDLSKILAERGEAAGLLGSRLLTRRQHLMSQLRRAAEIVPELGRSSVRAAGGVSLTTAEAHLFLRERAPLLAAQGFDVTLPEWAEQGQALLGLRLHVRPHVDDAGGTRDVSLGRLGLGNLLDFDWRIAIGEQQLSLDEFEALAADKAPLVKLHGRWIGLDTDAAERALDFMRRQAGKPMTLLQAMRLAGGAEEIDAGLPIVGLSGAEWVDQFLRESANAEIETFEPPPDFDGTLRPYQLRGLHWLAFLDRLGIGSCLADDMGLGKTIQLLALLLHERREGRTVGPTLLFAPMSVVGNWEREIQRFARSLKVLVHHGPARMTGDEFVEASNRHDVVLTTYGLAGRELRDLSRIQWHRIAMDEAQKIKNPSANQTIALRALKSMHRVALTGTPIENHLSELWSIMEMLNPGLLGSASAFRNRFAVPIEKYGDHKKSDQLRQLIRPFVLRRLKSDPTVACDLPEKMEMRVYCNLTPEQAALYERTVSDTLRQVDSAGGIRRRGLILAALTKLKQICNHPAHFQKTSGPLDGRSGKCERLVEMLEEVLEEGDAALVFTQFKEMGTLLKKLMEDRLQTEIPFLHGGTSMQKRNDMVVGFQDPKGKARIFLLSLKAGGFGLNLTKANHVFHFDRWWNPAVEEQAADRAHRIGQLRRVQVHKFVCIGTVEERIDRLLSEKSALADRIVGSGDEWLTGLSTQELRTYLALSDDAIGES
- a CDS encoding M90 family metallopeptidase is translated as MSWWKRLWNRQTVEPPLADEVLPKEWPRLLGQHVPFYRRFLPAQRAALAQQVQTFLDEKEFWGSQDLEVTPEMKVVVAAYACLLVLKRPDLGLFPRTREVILYPSEFGEIIEAIGPDGRRYKIDLSKIGETWRGGPVLLAWDSVGGPYSENDNGHNTVLHEFAHALDYLDGAADGAPPLKTDEERATWKRVMTDEYQSLVAADQRGRRTFFDPYGAKNPAEFFAVVTEHFFEQPQRFRRNHRALYALLESFFNQDPASWRR
- a CDS encoding PDZ domain-containing protein codes for the protein MNRCAADRKNLRGSVFAGLMAVFAVATNADTPKASEAGGLREEMRRMIETAKDRVFPALVNIHVVTVDYWDGKEHKGSAVGSGTIISKEGYVVTNQHVTNNGKKFKCTLADKQEIPATLVGEDPLTDLAVLKLDLKQLKTSAGDLPVAEFGNSDELRVGDQVMAMGSPLALSRSVTLGIVSNTQRVFAGRGDDDVEEMELESGQRTGLFTLWIQHDSLIHPGNSGGPLVNMKGEIIGVNELGGAAIGFAIPSNLAKSVAAELIKSGEVARSWVGLAFKPIEKTGLDHGVLVNSVVDGSPAEKAGIKAGDVIVSIMSEPVTVRFAEEVPPLMKQIAEAPIGSELKIGYERDGKAGEATLVTMKLQKDRGDETALRAWGITVEEITEKMARDYRLDSEAGAMVSSVRSGGPAQLAEPSLNSGDVIRSIDGKAIDDLAALVERYKQIMQSTPLPEYLLIQFDRQGKDHVTLIKPKPEEDEDPPREVPKAWIGIATQPVIDKLAKKLGLGDQLGFRVTRVYPRTLAAESNLKVGDIITTLNGLKMQPRGMQDAGLFARALRKLEIDGNAKLKVIREGKPVELSVKLERTRLSPEEARKDRNRDFEMTVREVTFFDRDENRWDENVTGVIVEQVESAGWAGLGGIESGDLIQRIGQHPISGLKSYRKAMKAVTKEQPQRVVVLLLRGVQTRFQYLEPDWKPVLDKDKKDEVAKAGAAAKGGSDGGDASTADKE
- a CDS encoding serine protease; protein product: MLNSKYGRACLVGMVGALALCGGARADGAGEYAKLLLDTTPALVTVKFVLKMEGQFGKRETETEITGLMVDSSGLVLCANSKLGLPRIMRSLGSATPTDIKVLIGDDTEGLEAKVMARDTELDLAWVKIKEPGDKKFAALDLGKSAMVNPGDRILTLRKMAKFFDRAITISEGRLAGRTAKPRDLLVPGGGIDVEPGQPIFTPDGRIVGLVVMQLPDMEEMESNPMAFMGMRSDILNGLILPIGEVAKATARAKERPEDEEDDADDDVGEKPATTQKAATPDDDEKPAADKKSDDDDDEE
- a CDS encoding MOSC domain-containing protein, yielding MTDQQIGRVLGIALRCRDKGKMTEVAEAEARVDGGLDGDLAVQAYRGVTLIAAGQWAEVQKELESDLPWYTRRANVLVDAERLGHLIGREITVGDVQLKIEGETKPCDLMDRLHHGLKAALKPECRGGVHGRVLQAGTIRVGDVVTCGTG
- a CDS encoding transporter, with translation MANDSTSLAQEATSQPAEAEPTINFLGLEAAPLTEPLVTDRPDFTESTLPVPFGHVQLETGYTFTYDDEDGRRVSDQTFPEALMRIGVVKDWELRLGWTGWSLTEELFMEENDSGRKVRREEHDDGGTDMIVGFKRYLLPQEGLRPELGVIGELSLPTGTDTKSSGDVDPQVKILWSYELPADFALSGNLNLAVPTSEEGRFFQTSASVSLAYSLTDWMGMYVEYFGFYPNDRWTDCAHTVNGGFTFLITDNLQFDVRTGAGLNEEADDFFTGAGLSMRF